The Octopus bimaculoides isolate UCB-OBI-ISO-001 unplaced genomic scaffold, ASM119413v2 Scaffold_119414, whole genome shotgun sequence sequence CTGTACGGCCGTTTCATGCGCCGACGTCGTCTGTAGTTACCCTTCTCGAACATTCCTTCGTAAGCCGGGTCCACTGTCCAATAGTTGCCCTTGCGTTCTCCACCGCCTTCTCGGGGCACTTTCACAAAGCATTCGTTCAAACTGAGGTTATGCCGAATGCTGTTCTGCCaccctttcttgtttttttcgtAATACGGAAATTTGTTGACTATATACTGGTAGATACCACTCAGAGTCAAACGTTTTTCGCTTGACTCCTTGATGGCCATTGCAATAAGGGCCACGTACGAATACGGAGGTTTTTGATTAGGGTCCAATtctttgttattactgttgttattattgctgttgctgctgttgttgttgttgttggtggtggtggtggtgttagtgttggtgttactgctgctgctgttgttgttgttgttattactcgTAGAGTTACTATTatggttgttgtgattgttgttgttgttgctaccgcTTCTGCTTCGatattgattattattgttgctgtgatTAGTTGAAGCTGAGCTCACTGAAATATTActggtattagtagtagcagtaggagTACTAGAAACagtgttactactgctgctactactggtattgttgttgttgttgttgttatgggtTGTCGAAGGTATATTTCCATTGCAGATACCGTTGGTGAGGGTGGACAAGGCACCGACCTCGCTGTTTCCCAGCAGGGCCGACGCCGATGTCAGTGTACTCCCGCGAAGCTCCAGCACGCCGCTGCTGCCCACCTCTCCGAGAGAGGCCACGGCAGTGGCACCCGTGTGAAGGCGGGGTGAGTGTGGGTGCGACGACGAGCGAAGACGCGAATGATGGAAATGGAGGTGGGAGGCGGGAAGTGGCGCGGGGGTGGAAGGNNNNNNNNNNNNNNNNNNNNNNNNNNNNNNNNNNNNNNNNNNNNNNNNNNNNNNNNNNNNNNNNNNNNNNNNNNNNNNNNNNNNNNNNNNNNNNNNNNNNNNNNNNNNNNNNNNNNNNNNNNNNNNNNNNNNNNNNNNNNNNNNNNNNNNNNNNNNNNNNNNNNNNNNNNNNNNNNNNNNNNNNNNNNNNNNNNNNNNNNNNNNNNNNNNNNNNNNNNNNNNNNNNNNNNNNNNNNNNNNNNNNNNNNNNNNNNNNNNNNNNNNNNNNNNNNNNNNNNNNNNNNNNNNNNNNNNNNNNNNNNNNNNNNNNNNNNNNNNNNNNNNNNNNNNNNNNNNNNNNNNNNNNNNNNNNNNNNNNNNNNNNNNNNNNNNNNNNNNNNNNNNNNNNNNNNNNNNNNNNNNNNNNNNNNNNNNNNNNNNNNNNNNNNNNNNNNNNNNNNNNNNNNNNNNNNNNNNNNNNNNNNNNNNNNNNNNNNNNNNNNNNNNNNNNNNNNNNNNNNNNNNNNNNNNNNNNNNNNNNNNNNNNNNNNNNNNNNNNNNNNNNNNNNNNNNNNNNNNNNNNNNNNNNNNNNNNNNNNNNNNNNNNNNNNNNNNNNNNNNNNNNNNNNNNNNNNNNNNNNNNNNNNNNNNNNNNNNNNNNNNNNNNNNNNNNNNNNNNNNNNNNNNNNNNNNNNNNNNNNNNNNNNNNNNNNNNNNNNNNNNNNNNNNNNNNNNNNNNNNNNNNNNNNNNNNNNNNNNNNNNNNNNNNNNNNNNNNNNNNNNNNNNNNNNNNNNNNNNNNNNNNNNNNNNNNNNNNNNNNNNNNNNNNNNNNNNNNNNNNNNNNNNNNNNNNNNNNNNNNNNNNNNNNNNNNNNNNNNNNNNNNNNNNNNNNNNNNNNNNNNNNNNNNNNNNNNNNNNNNNNNNNNNNNNNNNNNNNNNNNNNNNNNNNNNNNNNNNNNNNNNNNNNNNNNNNNNNNNNNNNNNNNNNNNNNNNNNNNNNNNNNNNNNNNNNNNNNNNNNNNNNNNNNNNNNNNNNNNNNNNNNNNNNNNNNNNNNNNNNNNNNNNNNNNNNNNNNNNNNNNNNNNNNNNNNNNNNNNNNNNNNNNNNNNNNNNNNNNNNNNNNNNNNNNNNNNNNNNNNNNNNNNNNNNNNNNNNNNNNNNNNNNNNNNNNNNNNNNNNNNNNNNNNNNNNNNNNNNNNNNNNNNNNNNNNNNNNNNNNNNNNNNNNNNNNNNNNNNNNNNNNNNNNNNNNNNNNNNNNNNNNNNNNNNNNNNNNNNNNNNNNNNNNNNNNNNNNNNNNNNNNNNNNNNNNNNNNNNNNNNNNNNNNNNNNNNNNNNNNNNNNNNNNNNNNNNNNNNNNNNNNNNNNNNNNNNNNNNNNNNNNNNNNNNNNNNNNNNNNNNNNNNNNNNNNNNNNNNNNNNNNNNNNNNNNNNNNNNNNNNNNNNNNNNNNNNNNNNNNNNNNNNNNNNNNNNNNNNNNNNNNNNNNNNNNNNNNNNNNNNNNNNNNNNNNNNNNNNNNNNNNNNNNNNNNNNNNNNNNNNNNNNNNNNNNNNNNNNNNNNNNNNNNNNNNNNNNNNNNNNNNNNNNNNNNNNNNNNNNNNNNNNNNNNNNNNNNNNNNNNNNNNNNNNNNNNNNNNNNNNNNNNNNNNNNNNNNNNNNNNNNNNNNNNNNNNNNNNNNNNNNNNNNNNNNNNNNNNNNNNNNNNNNNNNNNNNNNNNNNNNNNNNNNNNNNNNNNNNNNNNNNNNNNNNNNNNNNNNNNNNNNNNNNNNNNNNNNNNNNNNNNNNNNNNNNNNNNNNNNNNNNNNNNNNNNNNNNNNNNNNNNNNNNNNNNNNNNNNNNNNNNNNNNNNNNNNNNNNNNNNNNNNNNNNNNNNNNNNNNNNNNNNNNNNNNNNNNNNNNNNNNNNNNNNNNNNNNNNNNNNNNNNNNNNNNNNNNNNNNNNNNNNNNNNNNNNNNNNNNNNNNNNNNNNNNNNNNNNNNNNNNNNNNNNNNNNNNNNNNNNNNNNNNNNNNNNNNNNNNNNNNNNNNNNNNNNNNNNNNNNNNNNNNNNNNNNNNNNNNNNNNNNNNNNNNNNNNNNNNNNNNNNNNNNNNNNNNNNNNNNNNNNNNNNNNNNNNNNNNNNNNNNNNNNNNNNNNNNNNNNNNNNNNNNNNNNNNNNNNNNNNNNNNNNNNNNNNNNNNNNNNNNNNNNNNNNNNNNNNNNNNNNNNNNNNNNNNNNNNNNNNNNNNNNNNNNNNNNNNNNNNNNNNNNNNNNNNNNNNNNNNNNNNNNNNNNNNNNNNNNNNNNNNNNNNNNNNNNNNNNNNNNNNNNNNNNNNNNNNNNNNNNNNNNNNNNNNNNNNNNNNNNNNNNNNNNNNNNNNNNNNNNNNNNNNNNNNNNNNNNNNNNNNNNNNNNNNNNNNNNNNNNNNNNNNNNNNNNNNNNNNNNNNNNNNNNNNNNNNNNNNNNNNNNNNNNNNNNNNNNNNNNNNNNNNNNNNNNNNNNNNAAAAAAATCctattaaattttttatatcaaatattattaggaatcctataaaaaaaatttgttaaaaatatttcgtgtggcactttgggccgaccacaaagccttgtgagtggatttgaaacattgaaactgaaagaagcttgtcgcatatatatatatatatatatatatatatatatgtgtgtgtgtgtgtgtgtgtttgtccccaccattgctagacaatcggtgttggtttgtttaagttctcgtaacttagcggttcggcaaaaagagaccgatggaataagtaccaggcttaaaatgaaAGATTCGTTTGAGtaaaaactcttcaaagcggtatcccagaatggccgcagtcttatgacggaaacaaataaaaaaaaagaaggggtgttgtagtagtagtacaagcagtttgttgctcataaattttaacagaaaaccccggttgagaaccattgatttaGAGTGTACTTGAAGAGGCTGTCCTGAGGGGTTCTGTCCTGAAAGGTTTTATCCTGAGGGTTTTTTTTGTCCTGAgaggttttgtttttgtctcgAAAAGTTTTGTCCAAAGAGGTTTTGTCCTGAGAGCTATTGTCCTAAGAGGTTTTATCCTGAGAGGTCTTATCCTGAGAGGTCTTGTCCCAAGAGGTCTTGTCCCAAGAGGTTTTGTCCAGAGAGGTATTGTCCTGAGGGGTTTTATCCTGAGAGGTCTTGTCCTGAGAGGTCTTGTCCTGAGAGGTATTGTCCTGAGAGGTCTTGTCCCAAGAGGTTTTGTCCAGAGAGGTTTTGTCCCaagaggaaaaatatattttcaaatattttaatcacGTCCACCATACAACTTCCTTCATTATCTGGAGCAAGTCGCGtccccaaggctttggttgacccgaggctaaagtagaagatacttgcccaaggttccacgcagtggaccGAACCCACAACGATGTTGttaggaagcatgcttcttaccacacagctacgcctgcacctataaaagCTATTACTTGCATCGGCCAGCAGTCGAACCCGGATCACCTGCTTGGAAGGCAACAATATACTCcttttcaatggaaaaaaaaactacctCCAAATTCGAGGTACAGCTATGGGGACATATAACccccccacccatatatatatatatatatatatatagcaatccaTCGATATTGGGAAAGTGAAACTATTTGTTCGGCAAGttccaaacaaatatatacatttcgccacacatccatatataaatgtgtgtgtgtatatatatatatatatatatatatatatNNNNNNNNNNNNNNNNNNNNNNNNNNNNNNNNNNNNNNNNNNNNNNNNNNNNNNNNNNNNNNNNNNNNNNNNNNNNNNNNNNNNNNNNNNNNNNNNNNNNNNNNNNNNNNNNNNNNNNNNNNNNNNNNNNNNNNNNNNNNNNNNNNNNNNNNNNNNNNNNNNNNNNNNNNNNNNNNNNNNNNNNNNNNNNNNNNNNNNNNNNNNNNNNNNNNNNNNNNNNNNNNNNNNNNNNNNNNNNNNNNNNNNNNNNNNNNNNNNNNNNNNNNNNNNNNNNNNNNNNNNNNNNNNNNNNNNNNNNNNNNNNNNNNNNNNNNNNNNNNNNNNNNNNNNNNNNNNNNNNNNNNNNNNNNNNNNNNNNNNNNNNNNNNNNNNNNNNNNNNNNNNNNNNNNNNNNNNNNNNNNNNNNNNNNNNNNNNNNNNNNNNNNNNNNNNNNNNNNNNNNNNNNNNNNNNNNNNNNNNNNNNNNNNNNNNNNNNNNNNNNNNNNNNNNNNNNNNNNNNNNNNNNNNNNNNNNNNNNNNNNNNNNNNNNNNNNNNNNNNNNNNNNNNNNNNNNNNNNNNNNNNNNNNNNNNNNNNNNNNNNNNNNNNNNNNNNNNNNNNNNNNNNNNNNNNNNNNNNNNNNNNNNNNNNNNNNNNNNNNNNNNNNNNNNNNNNNNNNNNNNNNNNNNNNNNNNNNNNNNNNNNNNNNNNNNNNNNNNNNNNNNNNNNNNNNNNNNNNNNNNNNNNN is a genomic window containing:
- the LOC106880291 gene encoding forkhead box protein unc-130, whose amino-acid sequence is PAPLPASHLHFHHSRLRSSSHPHSPRLHTGATAVASLGEVGSSGVLELRGSTLTSASALLGNSEVGALSTLTNGICNGNIPSTTHNNNNNNNTSSSSSSNTVSSTPTATTNTSNISVSSASTNHSNNNNQYRSRSGSNNNNNHNNHNSNSTSNNNNNNSSSSNTNTNTTTTTNNNNNSSNSNNNNSNNKELDPNQKPPYSYVALIAMAIKESSEKRLTLSGIYQYIVNKFPYYEKNKKGWQNSIRHNLSLNECFVKVPREGGGERKGNYWTVDPAYEGMFEKGNYRRRRRMKRPYRTTISLHKPLFADSCTFNQFALTKNYFSPSYAHQYSHQYPPWTLNPSSNAAGMGHMSQMSYSSCQRVPSTFGAYPTAAMQSSMSGMRIAQPPTNYPQLNDYSPATAATSPMSPFAFTPQQQTEPSFNAMPYTYWTER